A single window of Egibacteraceae bacterium DNA harbors:
- a CDS encoding HAD-IIA family hydrolase: MAAESAPAGAAAPPELQIERYAGVVFDLDGVIYLAETLVPGAVETVAAVRAGGRAVAFVTNNASRTPEEVAEKLSGMGVPATVDEVVTSSQAAARLVEPGTRCLVVGADGLRTVLARRDCTFTHDPDEAETVVVGFTPDLVWDDLRRATLALRRGARYIATNADVAFPSPDGLVPGNGAIVAALNAASGRTPEIAGKPYPALFEAVIERLPDGLLLMVGDRPDTDIAGAHALGWDTVLVLSGVTSRDETAGLDPAPTYILDSVADLLA; this comes from the coding sequence TTGGCTGCTGAGAGCGCCCCGGCGGGAGCCGCGGCGCCGCCCGAGCTGCAGATCGAGCGCTACGCCGGCGTGGTCTTCGACCTCGACGGAGTCATCTACCTGGCCGAGACCCTCGTGCCGGGGGCCGTCGAGACCGTGGCCGCGGTGCGCGCCGGCGGGCGCGCCGTCGCGTTCGTGACCAACAACGCCTCGCGCACCCCCGAGGAGGTCGCCGAGAAGCTGTCCGGCATGGGCGTGCCCGCCACCGTGGACGAGGTCGTCACGTCCTCGCAGGCCGCCGCCCGCCTCGTCGAGCCGGGGACCCGCTGCCTGGTCGTCGGCGCCGACGGGCTCCGGACCGTCCTGGCGCGCCGCGACTGCACGTTCACCCACGACCCCGACGAGGCCGAGACGGTCGTCGTGGGCTTCACCCCCGACCTGGTCTGGGACGACCTGCGCCGCGCGACGCTGGCCCTGCGCCGCGGCGCGCGCTACATCGCCACCAACGCCGACGTGGCCTTCCCGTCACCGGACGGGCTCGTGCCCGGCAACGGCGCGATCGTCGCCGCGCTCAACGCCGCGTCCGGGCGCACCCCGGAGATCGCCGGCAAGCCCTACCCCGCGCTGTTCGAGGCCGTCATCGAGCGCCTGCCTGACGGCTTGCTGCTGATGGTGGGCGACCGACCCGACACCGACATCGCCGGGGCGCACGCCCTCGGCTGGGACACCGTCCTGGTGCTGTCCGGCGTCACGAGCCGCGACGAGACCGCCGGGCTTGACCCGGCGCCCACCTACATCCTCGACAGCGTCGCCGACCTGCTGGCATGA
- the rpsT gene encoding 30S ribosomal protein S20, whose translation MANIASQIKRNRQNESHRRRNKAVRSSLKTHLKQFGAAAAEGDRANAEQRFAAAARQLDKAASKGVVHRNYAANHKSRMAKRLQSL comes from the coding sequence GTGGCCAACATCGCCAGTCAGATCAAGCGCAACCGCCAGAACGAGAGCCACCGCCGGCGCAACAAGGCGGTGCGCAGCTCGCTGAAGACGCACCTGAAGCAGTTCGGCGCCGCCGCCGCCGAGGGTGACCGCGCCAACGCCGAGCAGCGCTTCGCCGCCGCGGCCCGCCAGCTCGACAAGGCGGCGAGCAAGGGCGTGGTGCACCGCAACTACGCCGCCAACCACAAGTCGCGGATGGCCAAGCGCCTCCAGTCGCTGTAG
- a CDS encoding Ada metal-binding domain-containing protein, with protein MHDDFDACYRAVASRDARFDGRFFTGVTSTGIYCRPVCPARTPARRNVRFFACAAAAQEAGFRACRRCRPETAPDAPGWDVRADLVGRGLAAIRDGVVDAEGIPGLARRLAVSRRHLHRVFVAELGAGPLAVARTQRAQRARLLLDEDLPLTDVAFCAGYASIRQFNASMRAAFGATPTELRRSSTRGARPAALRLRLPVVAPLDAGALLGFLATRAVAGVEDVVDGVYRRTVGDSVVELAVGGGAARLVVRLGPAADLAGIVRGVRALADLDTDPAAVGAVLGGDPLLAPMVAARPGLRVPGSVDGFECAVRAVLGQQVSVAGAITLATRLVRRHGQALAAPDGTLTHRFPTPEALTDADLSGLGITGTRIQALRALASAVATGDLVLDGRGDHAAVTARLQALPGFGPWTAGYVAMRALRDPDALPVGDLGLRRALEAREGASTPADLATRAEAWRPWRAYAAMHLWTADAAPRSTAVSA; from the coding sequence ATGCACGACGACTTCGATGCCTGCTACCGGGCGGTGGCCAGCCGCGACGCCCGCTTCGACGGGCGCTTCTTCACCGGGGTGACCTCGACCGGCATCTACTGTCGGCCGGTGTGCCCGGCGCGCACGCCGGCACGGCGCAACGTGCGGTTCTTCGCCTGCGCCGCCGCCGCCCAGGAGGCGGGGTTCCGCGCGTGCCGGCGCTGCCGACCGGAGACCGCACCGGACGCACCGGGCTGGGACGTCCGCGCCGATCTCGTCGGGCGGGGGCTGGCCGCGATCCGCGACGGCGTGGTGGACGCCGAGGGGATCCCCGGCCTGGCCCGCCGCCTGGCGGTCAGCCGGCGCCACCTGCACCGCGTGTTCGTCGCCGAGCTCGGCGCCGGCCCGCTGGCGGTCGCCCGCACGCAGCGGGCGCAGCGGGCGCGGCTGCTGCTCGACGAGGACCTGCCCCTGACCGACGTGGCCTTCTGCGCCGGGTACGCGAGCATCCGCCAGTTCAACGCCTCGATGCGCGCGGCCTTCGGGGCGACGCCCACGGAGCTGCGGCGCTCCTCGACACGGGGCGCCCGCCCGGCGGCCCTGCGCCTGCGGCTGCCCGTCGTCGCCCCGCTCGACGCCGGGGCGCTGCTCGGCTTCCTCGCCACGCGCGCCGTGGCGGGGGTCGAGGACGTCGTCGACGGGGTCTACCGGCGCACCGTGGGCGACAGCGTCGTCGAGCTGGCCGTCGGTGGCGGCGCGGCGCGGTTGGTCGTGCGGCTGGGGCCGGCGGCCGACCTCGCGGGCATCGTGCGCGGGGTGCGGGCCCTCGCCGACCTCGACACGGACCCGGCCGCGGTCGGCGCGGTGCTCGGGGGCGACCCACTACTCGCGCCCATGGTCGCCGCCCGTCCCGGCCTGCGGGTGCCGGGCAGCGTCGACGGGTTCGAGTGCGCCGTGCGCGCCGTGCTCGGCCAGCAGGTGTCGGTGGCCGGGGCGATCACCCTCGCCACCCGGCTGGTGCGCCGTCACGGCCAGGCGCTGGCGGCCCCCGACGGCACCTTGACGCACCGCTTCCCCACCCCGGAGGCACTCACCGATGCCGACCTCTCCGGCCTGGGCATCACCGGCACGCGCATCCAGGCGCTGCGGGCGCTGGCCTCGGCGGTCGCCACCGGTGACCTGGTGCTGGACGGGCGCGGGGACCACGCCGCGGTGACCGCCCGCCTGCAGGCGCTGCCCGGCTTCGGGCCGTGGACCGCCGGGTACGTCGCGATGCGCGCGCTGCGCGACCCCGACGCCCTGCCGGTGGGCGACCTCGGGCTGCGCCGCGCACTGGAGGCGCGTGAGGGCGCCAGCACGCCAGCCGATCTGGCGACCCGGGCCGAGGCGTGGCGCCCCTGGCGGGCCTACGCGGCGATGCACCTGTGGACCGCGGACGCGGCCCCCCGTTCCACGGCGGTGAGCGCATGA